A region from the Nostoc sp. HK-01 genome encodes:
- a CDS encoding 1-Cys peroxiredoxin, with protein MTLHLGDTVPNFTQASTHGDINFYEWAGDSWVVLFSHPADFTPVCTTELGTVAKLKPEFDKRNVKAIALSVDDVESHNGWVGDIEETQSTTLNYPILADADRKVSDLYDMIHPNANAAVTVRSVFVIDPNKKLRLSFTYPPSTGRNFDEILRVIDSLQLTDNYSVATPADWKDGDKVVIVPSLKDPEVLKEKFPKGYEVVKPYLRLTPQPNK; from the coding sequence ATGACTCTCCATCTTGGTGATACAGTACCCAACTTTACACAAGCCTCTACACATGGCGACATAAATTTTTACGAATGGGCAGGTGACAGCTGGGTAGTGCTGTTTTCTCACCCTGCTGACTTTACACCTGTTTGTACTACTGAACTCGGTACAGTTGCGAAACTAAAACCTGAATTTGACAAGCGCAACGTCAAAGCGATCGCCCTCAGCGTTGATGATGTAGAATCTCATAACGGCTGGGTAGGCGACATCGAAGAAACTCAAAGCACCACACTCAACTACCCCATTTTGGCAGACGCAGATCGTAAGGTTTCTGACCTTTACGATATGATTCACCCCAACGCTAACGCCGCTGTTACAGTGCGTTCAGTATTTGTAATTGACCCCAACAAAAAATTGCGTCTTTCTTTCACCTATCCTCCCAGCACCGGACGCAACTTTGACGAAATTTTGCGCGTAATTGATTCACTGCAACTTACCGACAACTACAGTGTGGCTACCCCAGCAGACTGGAAAGATGGCGATAAGGTTGTAATCGTCCCCTCCCTCAAAGACCCGGAAGTCTTGAAAGAAAAATTCCCCAAAGGTTACGAAGTAGTCAAACCCTATCTGCGGTTAACTCCTCAACCTAACAAGTAA